Proteins from one Malania oleifera isolate guangnan ecotype guangnan chromosome 4, ASM2987363v1, whole genome shotgun sequence genomic window:
- the LOC131153887 gene encoding tetraspanin-8-like encodes MTGDKAKFASITPKDGGYATFKDNAKGHIIGVGKSLHLFSSPTLANCTSTNCKKFLEKPVIVLGVFLMVVLLARLIGACCRVLASLVRPPGDVPAHHFAILLHDLCVCGDQYGSRGGVVRYKEYRLGDYSNWLHNRVNNGKNWNRINSCL; translated from the exons ATGACCGGCGATAAAGCGAAGTTTGcttccatcactcccaaggatggaggatatgcaACATTCAAAGACAATGCAAAGGGGcacatcatcggcgtaggtaag tctctccatcTCTTTTCGTCACCAACGCTGGCAAATTGCACGAGCACCAACTGTAAGAAGTTCTTGGAGAAGCCAGTGATCGTTCTAGGGGTGTTCCTTATGGTGGTTTTGCTAGCAAGGCTCATCGGTGCGTGTTGTCGCGTGTTAGCTTCTCTGGTTCGACCTCCTGGTGATGTTCCTGCACATCATTTTGCTATTTTGCTTCATGATCTTTGCGTTTGTGGTGACCAATATGGGAGCAGGGGAGGTGTTGTCAGGTATAAGGAGTACAGGCTTGGGGATTACTCCAACTGGTTACACAATAGGGTTAATAATGGTAAGAACTGGAACAGGATAAATAGCTGCTTGTAA